CCATCAGACCAGGTAACTAACGTGGTTGATAATAATCTAATGACTGTAGCCTCTGACCTTCCACGGCCCTCTTTCCCACTGAACCTGTTCTTTGCCCTCATCAGGACCATGGTTCTCCTGACCTCTCCCTAGGCTCCCAGTCCCTCGTGACCTCacctgcctcagggagcccctCCACCTCCAATCAGCCGCACTGGGGCTCCCCCCGCCCAGTCCAGATCAGCAGCCTGGGGTCCACTAGGAAGGCAGCgtcctcctccagccctgccctgagTCTCCCCTTCCCCCTACCCACAATTGGACTTTGAGTATTTATCTTTAGTCTCCTAATGAGAAGCTTGGCAGCATGAATTCCCACCGTGCCCTTCTTTTCTCCCCTAAAATGACTCCatctccttattttttttctccccatctgtCCTGTCTTCGAGAAAAGAGCCCCTGGTTTCTAAGGAAGACGATCCTCCTGCTGCCCTGTGTTCCCAGGTTCGCCGTAGTTTCTAttctgcatttttcatttttaactggtGCCCTCCCGGGCATCCCCGAGTCTGTGAAGGCTCAGCACTTCGGCGACACTGCTGTCCCCTGCCTGGTGGCGCTGCTTCTCCTTGTTGCACTGTGACAGTTCTCCAGAGGGTGACCTGTGGCCTCACTTCCCCACTCCTCATCCTGCACTCTTTGTCTCCACGGGGACTGCGGTTTCCACACCATCGCCCCACGGCCCTCATTTCTCCCAAGGTCATCTCTTCATCAGAACCCCGCCGTCCTCCCAGTCACTGTTGCCCGTGTCCTCTGCAGCATTTGCgcctgtttccttccttcttcagggttGTCGTCTGCATTTTGATGACTCTGAATCCCCcttgttcttctgccttctcCATAGGCGCCTCCTGCAGTTTTGGTGAGTTGAGTCTCCTCgctgctctctctgcctctcctgaCGGGCGCTTCTCTTTTCCTGGACCTTGCCTATACTGGAAACCAGTTCACAGCCCTGGCCttgctctttctctgtctccagaACTCTTTATTTCCCAAGGCCCCAAGCTGTCTGCTGGACATCTAGAATTGAATATCCTCTTTTATCTCATTTTGCATGACTACAGCTGAATTAAGTCTGCCCAGAAGTGCCTCTggcttctctattttattttttcaagtaacCCATACTTAAAGTCTCTCTAAAACTGCCCCCAAATCATGTTTTCTTCACAATTACCTTtcacatttgttttttccttcccttctcactTCCTTTTCCTAATCATTTTCCATATTACTATCAGATTAATATTCCTAAGCACTGCTTTGATTGGCCCGTGCCTTTGTTTCAGAACCTATCAGATTGTGTTATTCTTTTGATTGGAAACCTAGAGGACACTCATCACATGTCAAAGTAGCACACAgattcttctttctgtctttcaagGCCCAGCAGGCAGGGAGCCTGACCTTCTTCCAGCCAGTTTCTGAAGGCACCCCCTCAGGACACTCCATCCCCCACTGGAACCACACTTTGTTGGCCTTTGCCCACTCCCTGAACCATAGTCCGTGGCTGTAGGTCATCTccatgacccccacccccacccctccaacaATCAAGTGAGCTGAAATGATCAGGCAATCAGTCTTTTCCTCTCTTACGTCTCAGAGCACTTTATTCATGCCATTTTGTAAGAGCAACATATTTcccctttgttgttgttacttgtGTCCTTGCCTCCCTTCCTTGTTTGTAAGATGCTGGAGGGCATTCTACAACTATTTTGAAAGTCACAGCCTGTAGTTCACGGATTTGTGTATAATAGCCACTTGATAGATGTCTAGAGGAGCAGAATGGGTGGTTAATAGGATTAATGGCAGGTGGAGGTTGCTTTATCTTTCGACCCTAAGGATGCCCCCTGTTCCTTTATTGCTAATGGATACCGGAAGTCTCAACACAGTGAATTAAACTGTCTTGCCAAGGGGCCGGTTTTCATTTTGAGGAATAAAAGAATACaatgtaatgatttttaaatatttgcaggAAACTGACTGTAAGTGTAgttactcagtcactaagtcctatttgactctttgtgatcccaaggaagTGTAAGTGTAGAGCAGTGAGCAAATACCATTCTAACAAAGGAGTGTGGTATCGGTGCCCGAAGTTTAAGCAACAGTGTGGTATTGCCCTGGAGCTGGCATGTACTGTTTGCGAAGGGAGAATGCTTAGGCAAAGACCAGAGCCCTGCTTTTAACTGCTGACTACTGTagagatgctgaagttgaagctccaatactttggccacctgatgcaaagaaccgactcattggaaaagaccctgatgctaggaaagattgaaggcaggaggagaagagggtgacagagaatgaggtggttagatagcatcactgacccaatagacatgaattggagcaaactccggaagatactGGAAGACAGGGGAGTCTgcggtgctgcagtccatggggtcacaaaaagtcggacgtgacttagcaactgaacaacagcagcaactgtAGGGGGGACCAAGAATAGTTTTTCACACAGAGAGTGTTTTATGTCTGCAGTTACCActagatgtctctgctttatggATGCTTCCTAAGAATAACTTCTGATAGCTTCTcacattactttttttaaaacattatttttaaatctttattttcaaagtcttttaagcccatcctttactttttaaagggTCTAGTGaaggaaagattaaaaatgtaaatgactGTGAAAGTTTTTAGGAAGGGCTTATAGCTTGTgcaaaaattgtatttttcctcCATAAAAGTGTTACGTCCAACATACACCTGCAAACTAAACCACTTACGTGTAAGTATATTGTAGACAGCTGTTTCCTTCCTCAAAGCCTGGGACATGACCAGAGTGGCCTCGAGCAAGCCGAGCAATTTGACAGGAGGTCTGGCTGCCTGGGAGGGATAGCCATGGAGGACACTGATGGCTGGAATGTGACATAAggagctttttaaaataactttttaagtgTCTTGAGTGTGTCTATGTGCttctgctttaagaaaaaaaagatgaagatgaacaaatcaagataaattggtGTCTGGAAACCTCCCCGGGCCCTGGGTGCTGACCACAAACCCCAGGGTCCCACTGCTTTCTGCCTGGGGCTCCTCACCTGTCCCCCAGGCCCCAGAGTTTTTCCTCCCTGTAAGCTTGGCTGAAGTGTGGACGGGGcctccccaaccccatccctTCTTTGCCCTCAGAAATTGCACAAAGTTCATTAAAATTTGAGAGGCTTACTAACCAGTCACCTCCATTCACAGTCAATAGACAGAGGACAACTCAACTTATACAATAACCAGTAaggggaaataataaaatttacaaCAGAGTTTTTCTGGAAAGGGACCCCACTAGGGATTTACCTTTCATGGAGGCTGAAACATCTAGCCAGGCTTGGGATTTCCGCCATTTTTCTTTGGCATGGAGGCAGGGGGACTCACCATCCTTCCTCCTGATTGAAGGAACATTCCATCCCCACAGATGGTAACATTCCCCGGTGTCTGGGCAGTAGAGAATTCTGACCCGGGAGGCATGGGTTCAAGCcggggacaggaagatcccctggaagaggaaatggcaacccactccagtattcttgcctggagaatcccatggacagaggatcccagcgggctacagtccatggggtcacaaagagtccgacacgactgagcaactgaacacacaagtCCCCACGGAACAAAAGGCGCCCTTTGGGCTCCTGGGGGTGATTTGCATCTTTCAAGGCCTGTGGCTTCCCATTCTCTAGCCTCTGCCCGGCCCTGGAAAGATTCCCCGCCAGTTCAGTCTTTAATGCGAAGTTGACTGTTTACATTACGAAAGTTTTCTTCACCACACCAAATCCCTGAAGgtttattttgaatattgaatttcaCTAGGGCATCTCAATATGTTTGACTATACACAGAATATTGTTGGCATTTACCTTGGCTTAAAGGAAAGGACCACCTGCACTGGCATTCCTATTTAAAGGAATATAAATAATTGAAAGGACTATAAAAAAGTCTCCAAATAAAGACATGAGTGatctgtgtgtttttaaaaagtcacaaaaactctttccctttctgttgtcaAAGGGGTACTAGTTTATGCTTGATCTTTGCTTATAAAGAATATATTCTATAAAGCCTTCTATACTTTATAGTCAGACATTTTACACATGAACATTTGTATGCAGGCATCTTGAAATTTACACACATTGATGGTAATACAGTAATTATTCaagtatattttatcacaaataGCTTTAAAAGCCATTTAATAGTCACTTGCCTCCCCCTTTTTTTAGcagaataaaatactaaatttagAAGAGATTATACTGTTACTATTTTAGCATATTGGAAAATACTTAGGATAAATAGCTAGAGGACCCAAAAAGAGTCATAATAGTAATAAGTGGTATAatgaaaaatgattataaattcTAAAAGCATTCAAGGCAAATGTCTTTGAGGTTGAAAAGTGCATTGTCCGCAGAATATATTCTCTCAGTAGGTGACAGCACTTCACCTCAGGTAGATCTTGCTCTCTCATCGATTTATGGTGATTGTCAGGTTTTATTTACTGATGATTTAGGGAGGGTTCTCGGGAGCTTTTATTACTGCTTGAATCTGCACTCTGTTTCTAGGATGATGCAAACACTGAAGTCTGCAAGGTAGACCATCAGTTTGGCCACAACTCCTTTTGGTACCTTATATAAGCCACTGAACCTTGGGGAATCTCGGTTTCCATATCAATCATCATTCCAGATCTGCCTCTTCTACACAGGATTGTTTTAATGGTCCAAAGAATCTTGGTGTCTTGGCTTAGAAGTTAGACTCAAATTTAAGTCCCACCACTTACTAATACTGATACTGAGCAAGGTATAAATCCCTTTGAGCATCaactccttatctgtaaagtgtgaattgttgttgagtcactcagttgtgtctgagacctggtggattgcagcccaccaggctcctctgtccatgggatttcccaggcaagaatattggagtgggttgccatttccttctccaggggatcttcctcgcccagggattgaagctgagtctcctgcattggcaggcggattctttaccactgtaccacttgggaagctctaaaatgcaaattaatggCAATTCAATGAGAAAATGCCTATAAATCCCAGCTGCAGTTCCAATGATGAGGATGATTATATTTGATAAACAACTGAGTTGTCCCATAGCTGCTTTTCATGCGATCCAGCGATACTGGGATGGTGATCAGACTCCACTGGAGCTGGAATGTGGCTCGCCTTCCTGATTATTCCCAGGTCCGCTGCACTCTGCCTTTCGTGCTGGAGAGATCAGAGGGGTTCAGAGCAGGAACAGATTTAGTTTTTCTTACTTTTGTGGTCTTGCTCTTAGGCACCAGTCTAACCCCCCTACATTATGTTGTGTGACTCTTATCTTAAAAGATCTGTTGAGCTCCAGATGGCATTGAATCAATATAAAGTCCTAGACATTTAGCTGAAAGATATGCACATCAGGGATTCTTAACCATTTACTGGGTCATGGGCCACTCAGCAATGGGTCCTCTCCATAAAATACAGTTGtttataaatgatataattttacATAGGTTACTAGGAGAAAGACTACTTCAAGAGTCTATGAGTTAAGATACCATATTTCTTTAACATGAATTACCCTTTCTCGgtcctttaaaatatctttattgtaTTCCTCTCTGTTCTATTAAGAAGCCTATAAGTTTTAGAATTAAATTGCATAGGTTGCCATTGAACACCCTTTTGAGTGTTCCAGTTCATGAAACTCACAGTAAGATATGGGAGATGGGTCTTGTTTCATTTGCCTCCGTAAGAGCCCTCCTGGTTTTTCCCTCGGGTTTTATGGAATCACTTGAGTCACGGACCGACATCCACTGACAGACTTTTCTCTTGTCTCTTTCAGTGAGTGTGTCCGCTTGAAACCCACCGACATCCAGCCGGACATCTTCAGCTATCTCCTGCATCTCATGTACACAGGGAAGATGGCCCCGCAGCTGATCGACCCGGTGCGGCTGGAGCAGGGCATCAAGTTCCTGCACGCTTACCCGCTGATCCAGGAGGCCAGCCTGGCCAGCCAAGGAGCCTTTTCTCATCCCGACCAAGTTTTCCCACTGGCGTCATCCTTGTACGGCATTCAGATCGCAGATCACCAGCTAAGACAAGCCACCAAGATCACCTCGGCACCTGAGAAACTTGGCCGAGAGCCGCGGCCGCAGGCAACCCGCATGAGCCAGGAGCAGGGGCCCGAGGCCTCCCAGCTCTCCCAGCTGCCCTCCAACCTGAGCCAGGTGAACCGGACACACATGACCCCCTCAGACCCGCTGCAGACCTCGCTGTCGCCCGACCTCGTCTCCACGCCcgttcctcccccgccccccgggGAGGAGACCAACCTGGAGGCCTCCTCTTCTGACGAGCAGCCCGCGCCCCTCACCATCGCCCACGTCAAGCCGAGCATCATGAAGAGGAACGGCAGCTTCCCCAAGTACTACGCCTGCCACCTGTGCGGGCGGCGCTTCACGCTGCGGAGCAGCCTGCGGGAGCACCTCCAGATTCACACGGGGGTCCCCTTCACAGCCAGCCAGCCTGGCGAGAGCCGCGTGCCGCTGTCCCTGTGCAGCAACGCGGCGGACCTCGGCAAAGACGCCATGGAAGTGCCAGAGGCTGGCATCATCAGCGACAGCGAGCTCCAGCACATCTCGGACTCGCCCATCATCGATGGGCAGCCGCACTCGGAGACGCCGCCGCCCTCGGACATCGCGGACATTGACAACCTGGAGCAGGCGGACCAGGAGCGGGAGGTCAAGCGGCGCAAGTACGAGTGCACCATTTGCGGCCGCAAGTTCATCCAGAAAAGCCACTGGCGGGAGCACATGTACATCCACACCGGGAAGCCTTTCAAATGCAGCACGTGCGACAAAAGCTTCTGCAGGGCCAACCAGGCGGCCCGCCACGTGTGCCTCAACCAGAGCATCGACACCTACACCATGGTGGACAAACAGACTCTGGAGCTCTGCACGTTTGAGGAAGGCAGCCAGATGGACAACATGTTGGTACAGACGAACAAACCCTACAAATGCAACTTGTGTGACAAAACGTTCTCCACTCCCAACGAGGTGGTTAAACATTCATGCCAAAACCAGAACTCAGACGTGTTCGCCCTGGAGGAGGGGCGGTCCATTCTCCTGGGCAGTGGGGACTCCGAAGTGACGGAACCCGACCACCCGGTGTTGGCTTCCATCAAAAAGGAACAGGAAACAGTGTTGTTAGACTGAATgttacttatctttttaaaaactcatttttacaAAGACTCTCTTACTTCCCTTCCCCCAATTCAGAACTCTTGTTCTCCATGGCATGATACAGAGAGGTCCCGGCCCCATTCCCCGCACCCCTCCTGCCCcgtccccagcccctcctcttaAAGGCTCTGTGCATTATAAACCTGGAACATATTTCTTTAATTCAGGGGATATTGGAAAGATAATGGTCAGTAGTACTTATAAGCTCATAGACTTGGAGAAGTTTTAGATGATTTAAAAACCTACTTGGAACTAATGAAGGGTATATAACATAACAAAACAACTCCAATGCAATTTGGCAAGCTAAAATTATGACTTTCCCTGGGTAATAAGTCTCCCTTCTCAGAAACACAATGTCTGAAAAATACAGCATGCTTCTTAGAGATACAGTGGGGCTCTGTAACTATGCAAAATCTAGAGGTGTGGGGAAACTTCAAACCCAAGAAAACATTCTTAGTAGCTATCCTCCAGGTGTCTTATTTCAGAATGCATCCTTTGAGATTATGTCCGGTTAGGAAAAATCATTAGTTGAGAAATCTACTTGAacaaaacacaaaagagaaaaagtaataatGTGATGGCAATCTTAATTTTTGGGTAAAACATGACAAGCTGTGGGTCTGTGTGTTTGGAAGAGAAAATGCGTGGATACTTGCTGTAAACAGGTGAATTAATGCACATGCCTTATCTAATTGCTGGCTTTTTTCAaagctgaataacaacaaaatatgtgTTTGAGTTTCCAACAAATTTGTtggttgttttaaaaatcagacttGAAAGTACCATTCTATAGATTGTCTTTCTGAATAGAAAACAATATGCCATTCTAGCAGTTGCCAGTGGTAAATTTGTTTTTAGCACCAGTCAACTGCTTTTAAATCAGTGTGAGTatgcaggggtgggggagagatacAAGAATATGCATCTTACAGGGAAAGTTGTGAGCAAATGTAGGAACTTTAATGACTTTAAATGTTAATGCTGATAGTTTACTGGCAACATTCACTGAAGCATCAAAAATGGCAGAGAAAAATCAGGACAAAAAATTGCTGTTTGGGAAAAAGCTTAATTTTGATGTTTAgtctcccatttaaaaaaaaaaaaaaaacacctgaaatTTCCTCCATTGGCCTGAAAGCAGTAAAAGTTGTCCATTAATCTTCCTTTAGGCCAATAACAGAATGGTCTCACAGGATAAAACAGGAGCCAGAAATAAGGACCGAAGGGGAAAGGGAACAACAGTTAATAACTGTGCTGTACGTGTATGTTAAAAACTGAATATCCCGTCATCCTACTTCATGTATAGTTGTGTTCTAAGATTTGTAAAGTTTTTATACATACTTTCATTGAATAAACATTTGATTAAATGGGTATATGATTTTATCTCTGTATTACTTTGTCTGCCAAAAAAAGAGGCAGGAAGGGTGATTAGAGAACATTGCCCGAGTCACTTTCTTACTGTATCTCCTCTTGTACCTGCTGAACTCTGGGCAAATTCCCCTAACCTGGGGAGCACcttttctatttgtaaaatgaagacagtaaCTGCACTGGATCATGAAACTGTGAGACTCAAACGAGTAAACAATATAAGAAGAAGCTATGAAGAGTCAAAATTTGACCACAAGTTAGTCTGGACATTGActtattgaactttttttttgttaaaggaggaaaaaagaggtCAAAGTGTTTGcctaaagatgacacaaatacaGGCTATATCAACCTAgattattaaatacaaataatcCACTGATTAAAAAAACTACAGTAGTCCCTCCCCACTTACCCTCAGTGGATACATCCCAAGAATCTGAACAGATAGTACCAAACTCCATAGaagttatgttttttcctatacatCCATActtaagtttaatttataaattaaacagtAAGAAAATAGCTGAATTGTTATTTTCACTGCTCTTGTGCTTTGGAACCATTTTTAGTAAAATAAGGGTTACTTGAGCACTGCTGCACTCTGACAGTGCATCTGATAACCCAGATGGCTACTAAGTGACAACGAGCAGAATACACTGGGCAAAGGGATGATTGACACCTGGGAGGGGTGGAGTGGGCTGTGCAGGAATTCATCATGCCACCAAGAATGGCTGCAATTTAAAACATATGAATTGTttgtttccagaattttccatttaa
The nucleotide sequence above comes from Bubalus bubalis isolate 160015118507 breed Murrah chromosome 10, NDDB_SH_1, whole genome shotgun sequence. Encoded proteins:
- the ZBTB2 gene encoding zinc finger and BTB domain-containing protein 2, with protein sequence MDLANHGLILLQQLNAQREFGFLCDCTVAIGDVYFKAHKSVLASFSNYFKMLFVHQTSECVRLKPTDIQPDIFSYLLHLMYTGKMAPQLIDPVRLEQGIKFLHAYPLIQEASLASQGAFSHPDQVFPLASSLYGIQIADHQLRQATKITSAPEKLGREPRPQATRMSQEQGPEASQLSQLPSNLSQVNRTHMTPSDPLQTSLSPDLVSTPVPPPPPGEETNLEASSSDEQPAPLTIAHVKPSIMKRNGSFPKYYACHLCGRRFTLRSSLREHLQIHTGVPFTASQPGESRVPLSLCSNAADLGKDAMEVPEAGIISDSELQHISDSPIIDGQPHSETPPPSDIADIDNLEQADQEREVKRRKYECTICGRKFIQKSHWREHMYIHTGKPFKCSTCDKSFCRANQAARHVCLNQSIDTYTMVDKQTLELCTFEEGSQMDNMLVQTNKPYKCNLCDKTFSTPNEVVKHSCQNQNSDVFALEEGRSILLGSGDSEVTEPDHPVLASIKKEQETVLLD